A window of the Lolium perenne isolate Kyuss_39 chromosome 7, Kyuss_2.0, whole genome shotgun sequence genome harbors these coding sequences:
- the LOC139833038 gene encoding E3 ubiquitin-protein ligase SINA-like 11: MSAAISGSIERDVLECPICMDPLQPPVYQCAVGHAICSSCHASLTNKDMCHTCSATGGYNRCNALDKILESFRVPCTNTKYGCTAESHYHEADEHKKSCPHTPCFCPEPDCVFAGSTVALLAHLTGDHMWPSTELRYNLKLTVDVQEGIHALHNRDAGLLFLMKFTPVPPFGHATSVLCVDPHATATEEAECKFRCHLSSSNTDIGWQKTSDFQVRSTNLSEGLLAPEDGGYSFVAPNTTSITVSIAKIMRDKRGNEIRLKRLRQSLLPYAIAT, from the exons ATGTCGGCGGCGATCAGCGGCAGCATCGAGCGGGACGTTCTGGAGTGCCCGATCTGTATGGATCCTCTCCAGCCTCCGGTCTACCAG TGTGCAGTCGGGCATGCGATCTGCTCGTCCTGCCATGCCAGCCTAACGAACAAGGACATGTGCCACACGTGCTCTGCAACCGGCGGCTACAACCGCTGCAACGCGCTCGACAAAATCCTCGAGTCATTCCGTGTCCCTTGCACCAACACCAAGTACGGATGCACCGCCGAGTCGCACTACCACGAGGCGGACGAGCACAAGAAGTCATGCCCGCACACACCATGCTTCTGCCCGGAACCTGACTGCGTGTTCGCTGGCTCAACCGTCGCGCTTCTGGCTCATCTCACCGGCGATCACATGTGGCCTTCCACTGAGTTAAGGTACAATTTAAAGCTCACCGTAGATGTACAAGAAGGCATACATGCTCTCCACAACCGAGATGCCGGCCTGCTTTTCCTTATGAAATTCACTCCCGTGCCGCCTTTCGGCCACGCTACCTCTGTCCTATGCGTCGATCCTCATGCCACTGCAACCGAGGAGGCCGAATGCAAGTTCAGGTGCCACCTTAGTTCCAGCAACACAGACATTGGTTGGCAGAAGACTTCGGATTTCCAGGTCAGGAGCACCAACCTCTCGGAAGGGTTACTGGCACCGGAGGATGGAGGCTACTCATTTGTTGCACCCAATACCACAAGCATCACGGTCAGTATTGCCAAGATAATGCGCGACAAGCGTGGGAATGAGATCCGACTGAAGCGTTTGCGGCAAAGTTTACTTCCATATGCGATAGCTACTTGA
- the LOC127316434 gene encoding RNA-binding protein 2 isoform X1 has translation MAAENYWRYADARQQQQAMVAAAAAAAGMAPAATVAQATAAAAGMHQHQHQHQQSALAQQQQQQQSAAPSLKRARPDYGDGPGGQEMAGYYPRENAGYLLRDNEAIGASYDRYLRNGMSSVTANEPSRAAVGGLGGGAMVGGGMGGFPIDDRRMMGAIGMDRGMGFGGARPEPPLPPDASNTLYIEGLPANCTRREVSHIFRPFVGFREVRLVNKESRHPGGDPHVLCFVDFDSPAQATIALEALQGYKFDEHDRESAHLRLQFSRFPGPRSAGGPRGRR, from the exons ATGGCCGCGGAGAACTACTGGAGGTACGCCGAcgcgcggcagcagcagcaggccatggtggccgccgcggccgccgcggcGGGCATGGCGCCGGCTGCCACCGTGGCGCaggcaaccgccgccgccgcgggcatGCACCAGCACCAGCACCAGCACCAGCAGTCCGCCTtggcgcagcagcagcagcagcaacagtcCGCCGCGCCCTCGCTCAAGCGCGCGCGCCCCGACTACGGCG ACGGACCTGGAGGACAAGAGATGGCTGGATATTATCCACGTGAAAATGCGGGCTACCTACTCAGAGACAATGAGGCAATTGGAGCATCTTATGACCGCTACTTACGCAATGGG ATGTCTTCTGTCACGGCCAATGAACCCAGTAGGGCAGCTGTTGGTGGATTGGGTGGCGGTGCGATGGTTGGTGGTGGAATGGGTGGATTTCCTATTGATGATCGCCGTATGATGGGTGCCATTGGTATGGACAGAGGCATGGGGTTCGGTGGAGCCAGGCCTGAGCCCCCTCTCCCACCAGACGCGTCCAACACTTTATATATTGAAGGCCTGCCTGCAAACTGCACTCGTCGGGAGGTTTCAC ATATATTCCGCCCTTTTGTAGGTTTTCGTGAAGTGAGGCTTGTCAACAAGGAGTCAAGACAT CCTGGTGGAGATCCTCATGTCCTGTGTTTTGTTGATTTTGATAGCCCTGCCCAAGCTACAATTGCACTTGAAGCTTTGCAAG GTTATAAGTTTGACGAACACGATCGTGAATCAGCCCACTTAAGGCTGCAATTCTCGCGCTTTCCCGGTCCGAGGTCAGCTGGCGGGCCTCGTGGTAGGCGTTAA
- the LOC127316434 gene encoding nuclear speckle RNA-binding protein A isoform X2, whose translation MAAENYWRYADARQQQQAMVAAAAAAAGMAPAATVAQATAAAAGMHQHQHQHQQSALAQQQQQQQSAAPSLKRARPDYGDGPGGQEMAGYYPRENAGYLLRDNEAIGASYDRYLRNGMSSVTANEPSRAAVGGLGGGAMVGGGMGGFPIDDRRMMGAIGMDRGMGFGGARPEPPLPPDASNTLYIEGLPANCTRREVSHIFRPFVGFREVRLVNKESRHPGGDPHVLCFVDFDSPAQATIALEALQAAMWYGQLATTFCK comes from the exons ATGGCCGCGGAGAACTACTGGAGGTACGCCGAcgcgcggcagcagcagcaggccatggtggccgccgcggccgccgcggcGGGCATGGCGCCGGCTGCCACCGTGGCGCaggcaaccgccgccgccgcgggcatGCACCAGCACCAGCACCAGCACCAGCAGTCCGCCTtggcgcagcagcagcagcagcaacagtcCGCCGCGCCCTCGCTCAAGCGCGCGCGCCCCGACTACGGCG ACGGACCTGGAGGACAAGAGATGGCTGGATATTATCCACGTGAAAATGCGGGCTACCTACTCAGAGACAATGAGGCAATTGGAGCATCTTATGACCGCTACTTACGCAATGGG ATGTCTTCTGTCACGGCCAATGAACCCAGTAGGGCAGCTGTTGGTGGATTGGGTGGCGGTGCGATGGTTGGTGGTGGAATGGGTGGATTTCCTATTGATGATCGCCGTATGATGGGTGCCATTGGTATGGACAGAGGCATGGGGTTCGGTGGAGCCAGGCCTGAGCCCCCTCTCCCACCAGACGCGTCCAACACTTTATATATTGAAGGCCTGCCTGCAAACTGCACTCGTCGGGAGGTTTCAC ATATATTCCGCCCTTTTGTAGGTTTTCGTGAAGTGAGGCTTGTCAACAAGGAGTCAAGACAT CCTGGTGGAGATCCTCATGTCCTGTGTTTTGTTGATTTTGATAGCCCTGCCCAAGCTACAATTGCACTTGAAGCTTTGCAAG CCGCCATGTGGTATGGACAGTTGGCCACCACGTTCTGCAAGTGA
- the LOC127316433 gene encoding probable 6-phosphogluconolactonase 3, chloroplastic, producing the protein MSTATAAAASTSLSPSTRSLSSPSSRILATPRRSLPARLLSSSPSQFPLGPVSAMATPGEAESRKKLLIFDAEEDLAASLAEHTAGLSEKFVAERGAFTVVLSGGSLIKALRKLAEPPYLDAVDWSRWHVFWADERVVPKDHADSNYKLAMDGFLSKVPIPANQVYAMNDTLTAEGAAADYEARLYQLIKNGVVALSPVTGFPKFDLMLLGMGPDGHIASLFPGHPIVHENQKLVTYVEDSPKPPPKRITFTLPVINSSAHIALMVTGAGKAGAVHKTLSGKERSSDLLPIEMVEPQDGEMTWFTDKPAVSMLSSI; encoded by the exons atgtccaccgccaccgccgccgccgcctcgaccTCCCTCTCTCCTTCCACCCGAAGCCTATCGTCGCCATCTTCCAGGATCCTGGCGACCCCCCGCAGATCTCTTCCTGCCAGACTCTTATCCTCATCCCCCTCCCAGTTTCCCCTTGGCCCGGTCTCCGCCATGGCCACTCCGGGCGAGGCGGAGTCCAGGAAGAAGCTTCTCATATTCGACGCAGAGGAGGACCTCGCGGCGTCGCTGGCCGAGCACACGGCGGGGCTCTCGGAGAAATTTGTCGCCGAGAGGGGCGCCTTCACCGTTGTTCTCTCCGGCGGCTCTCTCATCAAGGCTCTCAG GAAGCTGGCGGAGCCGCCGTACCTGGACGCGGTGGACTGGAGCAGATGGCACGTCTTCTGGGCGGATGAAAGGGTGGTGCCAAAGGACCACGCAGATAGCAACTACAAGCTCGCCATGGATGGGTTTCTCTCTAAG GTGCCGATTCCTGCTAACCAAGTTTATGCCATGAATGACACACTGACAGCTGAGGGGGCTGCGGCTGACTATGAAGCTCGTTTATATCAACTTATTAAGAATGGCGTGGTCGCATTGTCACCGGTAACTGGGTTCCCAAAGTTTGATCTTATGCTTCTGGGGATGGGCCCTGATGGCCATATCGCCTCCCTCTTCCCTGGCCATCCTATTGTCCATGAGAACCAGAAGTTAGTCACCTATGTCGAGGATTCCCCAAAGCCACCACCAAAGAGGATAACATTCACATTGCCCGTGATCAATTCGTCCGCACATATTGCACTCATGGTCACTGGTGCTGGGAAAGCTGGTGCAGTTCACAAAACGCTTTCGGGCAAAGAAAGATCATCAGATTTGCTGCCCATTGAGATGGTTGAGCCACAAGACGGAGAGATGACTTGGTTCACCGACAAGCCAGCTGTGTCCATGCTGTCGAGTATCTGA